In the genome of Streptomyces globosus, one region contains:
- a CDS encoding SDR family NAD(P)-dependent oxidoreductase, whose product MSDAPLAVVTGASSGIGAEFTRVLGSRGYRVLAVARRADRLAALEAASDGRVIPEVRDLTADGAIEAVAARADELGGADLLVCNAGRGVHGRFAETDRDETVGVLRLNVMASVDLAAQVVPRMVGRGSGGVIVVASTLGYVPTPYLAAYAASKAFLLSFAEALAVELRGTGVRAMALCPGPTVTEFSDVAGLGDAVERTPGHTTAAEVVGSALRAWDAGRTVVVPGTVTRLMTAALDLLPRPVAGRVMERIFR is encoded by the coding sequence ATGTCCGATGCACCACTGGCCGTTGTGACCGGAGCCTCGTCCGGCATCGGCGCGGAGTTCACCCGCGTCCTCGGCAGCCGCGGGTACCGCGTGCTGGCGGTGGCCCGGCGCGCCGACAGGCTGGCCGCGCTGGAAGCCGCGTCCGACGGGCGGGTGATACCCGAGGTCCGCGACCTGACCGCCGACGGGGCCATCGAGGCGGTCGCGGCGCGCGCCGACGAACTCGGCGGGGCCGACCTGCTCGTCTGCAACGCCGGGCGCGGCGTGCACGGGCGGTTCGCCGAGACCGATCGCGACGAGACCGTCGGTGTGCTGCGGCTCAACGTCATGGCGAGCGTCGACCTCGCGGCCCAGGTGGTGCCGCGGATGGTCGGCCGCGGCTCGGGAGGGGTGATCGTCGTGGCGTCGACGCTGGGCTATGTACCCACCCCGTACCTGGCGGCGTACGCGGCCAGCAAGGCGTTCCTGCTGTCCTTCGCCGAGGCGCTCGCGGTCGAGCTGCGGGGGACCGGCGTACGGGCCATGGCGCTGTGCCCCGGGCCCACCGTCACCGAGTTCAGCGATGTCGCCGGACTCGGCGACGCGGTGGAGAGGACCCCGGGCCACACCACCGCCGCCGAGGTGGTCGGCAGCGCGCTGCGGGCCTGGGACGCCGGCCGTACCGTCGTCGTGCCGGGCACGGTCACCCGGCTGATGACGGCGGCGCTGGACCTGCTGCCGCGGCCGGTGGCGGGCCGGGTGATGGAGCGGATCTTCCGCTGA
- a CDS encoding VOC family protein, which yields MVDAHPENGHPAAPGWFDISTPDAARARDFYRQLFGWQVNALNDTYAFVSGSDGAPAGGIGQAGPESPYTGIVPFFPVDDVTTALARAEELGGKRTMEPQHAGEGRIAAFTDPDGNTVGLMSP from the coding sequence ATGGTCGACGCACACCCCGAGAACGGCCACCCCGCCGCGCCCGGCTGGTTCGACATCTCCACCCCCGACGCGGCCCGCGCCCGCGACTTCTACCGGCAGCTGTTCGGCTGGCAGGTCAACGCCCTCAACGACACCTACGCCTTCGTCAGCGGCTCCGACGGCGCCCCCGCCGGCGGCATCGGCCAGGCCGGCCCGGAAAGCCCGTACACCGGCATCGTCCCCTTCTTCCCGGTCGACGATGTCACCACCGCGCTCGCCCGGGCCGAGGAGCTGGGCGGCAAGCGGACGATGGAGCCGCAGCACGCCGGCGAGGGCCGGATCGCCGCGTTCACCGACCCGGACGGCAACACCGTCGGCCTGATGAGCCCGTGA
- a CDS encoding acyltransferase family protein, which produces MSLDERRPPGPAGPSDAAQASPHVQYRHRLPSLTGLRFPAALLVFWFHAALPVPWIRLFASESAEDAFHRLASPAGGLGVTFFFVLSGFILTWTARDADPARAFWRRRLVKIYPSHAVLWGLAMLTFAAAVTDRGQALANLLLVHGWVPDFPTNFSVNPPSWSLGVEVFCYLAFPLLIAVCRRIKPGRLMPWIAGTVAVVLLTPWFTYAFVPGGGPMVPDEDASMVQYWFAYVLPPVRVFDFLLGILLALAVRAGRWSGPGAVWSGLLLAASYPLALRVPFLYEQRAVFLIPVACLIAAVARADARRGFTPFRNRFTVWLGKISFGFYLVHYPVLAVSRYLLGDRLFPVPEAVGLLLGQLVVSVLLAWALYAAVERPAVRRWARSRSGPRAAPA; this is translated from the coding sequence ATGTCTCTCGACGAGAGGCGTCCGCCGGGCCCCGCGGGGCCGTCGGATGCAGCGCAGGCATCCCCCCATGTGCAGTACCGGCACCGATTACCGTCCCTGACCGGCCTGCGGTTCCCCGCCGCCCTGCTGGTCTTCTGGTTCCACGCCGCCCTCCCCGTGCCATGGATCAGGCTGTTCGCGTCGGAGTCGGCGGAAGACGCCTTCCACCGGCTGGCCTCTCCGGCCGGCGGCCTCGGGGTCACGTTCTTCTTCGTCCTCAGCGGCTTCATCCTGACCTGGACGGCGCGGGACGCCGACCCGGCGCGGGCCTTCTGGCGCCGCCGCCTGGTGAAGATCTACCCCAGCCACGCCGTCCTGTGGGGTCTGGCGATGCTCACCTTCGCGGCCGCGGTCACCGACCGGGGGCAGGCTCTGGCCAACCTCCTGCTGGTGCACGGCTGGGTGCCGGACTTCCCCACCAACTTCAGTGTCAACCCCCCTAGTTGGTCGCTGGGCGTGGAGGTGTTCTGCTACCTCGCCTTCCCGCTGCTGATCGCGGTGTGCCGCCGGATCAAACCCGGCAGGCTGATGCCCTGGATCGCCGGCACGGTCGCGGTGGTGCTGCTCACGCCGTGGTTCACGTACGCGTTCGTCCCGGGCGGCGGGCCGATGGTGCCGGACGAGGACGCCTCGATGGTCCAGTACTGGTTCGCGTACGTGCTGCCTCCGGTCCGCGTCTTCGACTTCCTGCTGGGCATCCTGCTGGCGCTGGCGGTCCGCGCGGGCCGCTGGTCCGGGCCCGGCGCCGTCTGGTCGGGCCTGCTGCTCGCGGCCTCCTACCCGCTCGCGCTGCGGGTGCCGTTCCTGTACGAACAGCGGGCCGTGTTCCTGATCCCGGTGGCCTGCCTGATCGCCGCCGTTGCCCGGGCCGACGCCCGGCGCGGGTTCACGCCGTTCCGCAACCGCTTCACGGTATGGCTCGGCAAGATCTCGTTCGGCTTCTACCTGGTGCACTACCCCGTGCTGGCGGTCAGCCGCTACCTGCTGGGTGACCGGCTGTTCCCGGTCCCGGAGGCGGTCGGGCTGCTGCTCGGCCAGCTGGTGGTCTCCGTGCTGCTCGCCTGGGCCCTGTACGCCGCTGTGGAGCGGCCCGCGGTGCGCCGCTGGGCGCGGAGCAGGAGCGGGCCGCGCGCGGCCCCGGCCTGA
- a CDS encoding DUF1905 domain-containing protein, with amino-acid sequence MPAAPSNAQAIDKKFSAPVIKENNSGWICVIVPESGDFFGTRKPVKIAGTVDGHEFQATLLPMGDGTHMLPLKAALRKTLKKDQGDSVDVHLNQRLS; translated from the coding sequence ATGCCCGCCGCCCCGAGCAACGCCCAGGCCATCGACAAGAAATTCTCCGCCCCGGTCATCAAAGAGAACAACAGCGGCTGGATCTGCGTGATCGTGCCTGAATCCGGGGACTTCTTCGGCACCCGCAAGCCCGTGAAGATCGCCGGAACGGTCGACGGGCACGAATTCCAGGCGACGTTGCTCCCGATGGGCGACGGAACCCACATGCTCCCGCTCAAGGCGGCGCTCCGCAAAACCCTGAAGAAGGACCAGGGCGACAGCGTGGACGTCCACCTGAACCAGCGGCTCTCCTGA
- a CDS encoding aspartate aminotransferase family protein, giving the protein MSIAETSPAAATGGTDVRAELLAADADFLWHPWSPSRVNPDTVLAVSGDGCEIRDADGRTYLDAKSSGLNATLGYGSRPVIDAVAGQLARLMTYDTGEGANEPAIRLAERIAGLTGPRLTRTFFCNSGSEAAEAAIRIARFYHAVRGERQRGLVVSFENAYHGATLGAAASSAGASPVSAEFTPAGFVTLPGRTDALRDFLAGQGDRTAAVLLEPVQARGAHQVPDDRLREVRELCRRYGALLILDEVTTGFGRTGRMFGYQHAGVEPDLLTTSKGLAAGYMSLAAVTTTEHVFDTFDTHRKQAGFVHGHTHSGHAAACAAGLAVLDVIERDGLVANAAARGTQLLTALDGVRGLPFVRDVRGRGLLAAVEFDGSPRASLVRRRMKEDGILVRRTGPNIVIAPPLIIDAGRTDRIAEAITAAAEAAADLKTT; this is encoded by the coding sequence ATGAGTATCGCGGAGACGAGCCCGGCTGCCGCCACGGGTGGCACGGACGTGCGGGCCGAACTGCTCGCCGCGGACGCCGACTTCCTCTGGCACCCCTGGTCGCCCAGCCGGGTCAACCCGGACACCGTGCTCGCCGTCTCCGGTGACGGCTGCGAGATACGCGACGCCGACGGCAGAACCTACCTCGATGCCAAGTCGTCCGGTCTGAACGCCACCCTGGGCTACGGCAGCCGCCCCGTCATCGACGCCGTGGCCGGACAGCTCGCCCGGCTGATGACATACGACACGGGCGAGGGCGCCAACGAGCCGGCCATCCGGCTGGCCGAGCGGATCGCCGGGCTCACGGGGCCCCGGCTGACGCGTACGTTCTTCTGCAACAGCGGCTCCGAGGCGGCCGAGGCCGCCATCCGCATCGCCCGCTTCTACCACGCCGTACGCGGGGAGCGGCAGCGCGGCCTCGTCGTGTCCTTCGAGAACGCCTACCACGGCGCGACCCTCGGCGCTGCCGCCTCCTCTGCGGGCGCCTCTCCCGTCTCGGCCGAGTTCACCCCGGCGGGCTTCGTCACCCTGCCCGGCCGCACCGACGCGCTGCGGGACTTCCTCGCCGGACAAGGCGACCGGACCGCCGCCGTCCTCCTCGAACCCGTCCAGGCCCGCGGCGCCCACCAGGTGCCCGACGACCGCCTCCGCGAGGTCCGGGAACTCTGCCGCCGGTATGGCGCCCTGCTGATCCTCGACGAGGTCACCACCGGATTCGGCCGCACCGGCCGGATGTTCGGCTACCAGCACGCCGGTGTCGAACCGGACCTGCTGACGACGAGCAAGGGCCTGGCGGCCGGCTACATGTCGCTGGCCGCGGTCACCACCACCGAGCACGTCTTCGACACCTTCGACACCCACCGCAAGCAGGCCGGCTTCGTCCACGGCCACACCCACTCCGGCCACGCCGCCGCCTGCGCCGCCGGCCTCGCCGTGCTCGACGTCATCGAACGCGACGGCCTCGTCGCCAACGCCGCCGCCCGCGGCACGCAGCTGCTCACCGCGCTCGACGGCGTACGCGGCCTGCCCTTCGTACGCGACGTGCGCGGCCGGGGCCTGCTGGCCGCGGTGGAGTTCGACGGCTCGCCGCGGGCCTCCCTGGTGCGCCGCCGGATGAAGGAGGACGGCATCCTCGTCCGCCGCACCGGACCGAACATCGTCATCGCCCCGCCGCTGATCATCGACGCCGGCCGGACCGACCGGATCGCGGAGGCGATCACGGCGGCGGCCGAGGCCGCCGCCGACCTGAAGACCACATGA
- a CDS encoding cytochrome P450 family protein has protein sequence MSEAVCPYVLDPQGADTHGETARLREQGPIARVELPDGVLAWSVHDYEVAKTIMGDQELFSKNPRRNWPAYINGEISNGWPLITWAAMDTMATQDGGDHARLRKLLLKAFTQRRVDDMRPKIEATVKELLDDLAAAPRDKAVDLKGRFHMELPTRLMCDLFGVPEDRRARVLEGGHKNIDTRISAEVASSNLENWQVEISNLVQYKREHPGDDLTTGMIAAMDEDGSRLSDSEMIGTLHLLLGAGSETLVNALAHASVALMTDRSLLAKAKAGEIPWDDIFEETLRVESPVAHLPFRFVTRDVEIGGVKLAQGDVVLIDFAGVGRDPAVHGETADAFDALREDKTHLSFGHGVHYCLGARLARSAWMIGIPALFDRFPDLELAVDRGELVGQGSFVVNGHAEVPVYLHGKPALAG, from the coding sequence GTGTCCGAAGCTGTATGCCCTTACGTTCTCGACCCGCAGGGTGCCGACACCCACGGTGAGACCGCCCGGCTCCGCGAGCAGGGGCCGATCGCACGCGTCGAACTCCCGGACGGCGTACTCGCCTGGTCCGTGCACGACTACGAGGTCGCCAAGACGATCATGGGCGACCAGGAGCTGTTCTCGAAGAACCCTCGGCGTAACTGGCCCGCGTACATCAACGGTGAGATATCCAACGGCTGGCCGCTGATCACCTGGGCCGCCATGGACACCATGGCCACCCAGGACGGCGGCGACCACGCCCGCCTGCGCAAGCTGCTGCTGAAGGCGTTCACCCAGCGCCGGGTCGACGACATGCGGCCCAAGATCGAGGCGACCGTCAAGGAGCTCCTCGACGACCTCGCGGCGGCCCCCCGGGACAAGGCCGTGGACCTCAAGGGCCGCTTCCACATGGAGCTGCCGACCCGCCTGATGTGCGACCTGTTCGGCGTTCCGGAGGACCGCCGGGCCCGGGTCCTGGAGGGCGGCCACAAGAACATCGACACCCGGATCTCCGCCGAGGTGGCCTCGTCCAACCTGGAGAACTGGCAGGTGGAGATCTCCAACCTGGTCCAGTACAAGCGCGAGCACCCGGGCGACGACCTGACCACCGGGATGATCGCCGCGATGGACGAGGACGGCTCCCGGCTCTCCGACTCCGAGATGATCGGCACCCTGCACCTGCTGCTCGGCGCCGGCTCCGAGACGCTGGTGAACGCGCTGGCGCACGCGTCGGTGGCCCTGATGACCGACCGCTCCCTGCTGGCGAAGGCCAAGGCCGGCGAGATCCCGTGGGACGACATCTTCGAGGAGACCCTGCGGGTGGAGTCGCCGGTGGCGCACCTGCCGTTCCGCTTCGTCACCCGGGACGTGGAGATCGGCGGGGTGAAGCTCGCCCAGGGCGACGTCGTCCTGATCGACTTCGCCGGCGTGGGACGCGACCCCGCGGTCCACGGCGAGACCGCGGACGCGTTCGACGCGCTGCGCGAGGACAAGACGCACCTGTCCTTCGGCCACGGCGTGCACTACTGCCTCGGCGCCCGGCTGGCCCGCAGCGCGTGGATGATCGGCATCCCCGCCCTGTTCGACCGGTTCCCCGACCTCGAACTGGCGGTGGACCGCGGCGAGCTCGTCGGCCAGGGCAGCTTCGTGGTCAACGGCCACGCGGAGGTTCCGGTCTACCTGCACGGCAAGCCCGCACTCGCCGGCTGA
- a CDS encoding VOC family protein, whose amino-acid sequence MEPDQISMELVQAPAGAPLPETPPGLGAVHHVGITVTDLERSVRWYAEHLGMVQWMKETFPGGRTAGIMRPGTQIHLGLTQHDAGTDEAFAPHRTGLDHLTFAASTREELHAWRAHLMARGVKCSDVREYAAPLPFALFTFNDPDGVALEIFHLAV is encoded by the coding sequence GTGGAACCCGACCAGATCTCCATGGAACTCGTCCAGGCTCCCGCCGGCGCGCCCCTGCCGGAGACGCCCCCCGGGCTGGGCGCCGTGCACCACGTCGGCATCACCGTCACCGACCTGGAGCGCAGTGTCCGGTGGTACGCCGAGCACCTCGGCATGGTGCAGTGGATGAAGGAGACCTTTCCGGGTGGGCGGACGGCGGGCATCATGCGGCCCGGCACCCAGATCCACCTCGGGCTGACCCAGCACGACGCCGGCACCGACGAGGCGTTCGCGCCGCACCGGACCGGCCTCGACCACCTCACCTTCGCGGCGTCCACCCGCGAGGAACTCCACGCGTGGCGCGCCCACCTGATGGCCCGCGGGGTCAAGTGCAGCGACGTCCGCGAGTACGCGGCCCCGCTGCCGTTCGCGCTGTTCACCTTCAACGACCCGGACGGCGTGGCACTGGAGATCTTCCACCTCGCCGTCTGA
- a CDS encoding MFS transporter: protein MTTVNSSASAEGAKASTAEPDPRRWTVLALLSGLQFMILLDMTVVNVALPRIQDGLGFSTPGLAWVVNGYVLAAGGLLMLGGRLADFFGRRRLLLIGVTVFALASVISGAATAPWMMVVGRFGQGAAEALAAPASLGLIALLFTDPKERTKALGVWGGIMGLGATLGSVISGVLTDLASWRWIFFINLPVALVVLFLVPRLVTESRMVRAKDTSLDVLGAATLTLGLVGVVYGLLHAADHPWGSAGVLVPLIAGAVLLLVMVAVELRGKNPLIPLGFFANRTRSVVNFTTLFYMSAFISYTFMLTLYEQQVLDYSPLLSGLGWLPLSVAIGAGMALGTAMIPRAGIRAVVSAGYIGAGMGLFLTSTVGVDSSYWGGIVPGMVVFGLFAGAAMPAATNAALHGVTVQDSSLASGVQSTMQQVGSALGVSVLAALAFRHAGEAVADGAAAPVAATEGYALGFRIGGALMVLGGVLLLALVERVGTELRDPTAERLAAG, encoded by the coding sequence GTGACCACCGTGAATTCAAGTGCGTCCGCGGAAGGCGCCAAAGCCTCGACGGCGGAACCGGACCCGCGGCGGTGGACGGTGCTCGCCCTGCTGTCCGGCCTGCAGTTCATGATCCTCCTGGACATGACCGTGGTGAACGTGGCGTTACCGCGGATCCAGGACGGACTCGGCTTCTCGACCCCCGGGCTCGCCTGGGTCGTCAACGGCTACGTCCTCGCGGCCGGCGGTCTGCTGATGCTCGGCGGCCGGCTCGCCGACTTCTTCGGCCGCCGCCGGCTGCTGCTGATCGGCGTGACCGTCTTCGCCCTGGCCTCGGTGATCTCCGGAGCGGCGACCGCCCCGTGGATGATGGTCGTCGGCCGGTTCGGCCAGGGCGCCGCCGAGGCGCTGGCCGCGCCCGCCTCGCTCGGCCTGATCGCCCTGCTCTTCACCGACCCCAAGGAGCGCACCAAGGCGCTCGGCGTCTGGGGCGGCATCATGGGCCTCGGCGCGACGCTCGGCTCGGTCATCTCCGGCGTCCTGACCGACCTGGCCTCGTGGCGCTGGATCTTCTTCATCAACCTGCCGGTCGCCCTGGTGGTCCTCTTCCTCGTCCCGCGGCTGGTGACGGAGAGCCGGATGGTCCGCGCCAAGGACACCTCGCTCGACGTGCTCGGCGCCGCCACCCTGACCCTCGGCCTCGTCGGCGTGGTCTACGGCCTGCTGCACGCGGCCGACCACCCGTGGGGCTCGGCCGGGGTGCTCGTCCCGCTGATCGCCGGCGCGGTGCTGCTGCTGGTGATGGTCGCGGTCGAACTGCGCGGGAAGAACCCGCTGATCCCGTTGGGCTTCTTCGCCAACCGCACCCGGTCCGTCGTCAACTTCACGACCCTCTTCTACATGTCGGCGTTCATCTCCTACACCTTCATGCTCACCCTGTACGAGCAGCAGGTGCTGGACTACTCCCCGCTGCTCAGCGGGCTCGGCTGGCTGCCGCTCAGCGTCGCCATCGGCGCGGGCATGGCCCTGGGCACCGCGATGATCCCCCGGGCCGGTATCCGCGCCGTGGTCTCCGCCGGATACATCGGCGCCGGCATGGGCCTGTTCCTCACCAGCACGGTCGGCGTGGACAGCTCCTACTGGGGCGGCATCGTGCCGGGCATGGTCGTGTTCGGCCTGTTCGCCGGCGCTGCCATGCCGGCCGCGACCAACGCCGCCCTGCACGGCGTCACCGTCCAGGACTCCAGCCTGGCCTCCGGCGTGCAGAGCACCATGCAGCAGGTCGGCAGTGCGCTCGGCGTCTCCGTGCTGGCGGCGCTCGCCTTCCGGCACGCCGGGGAAGCCGTGGCGGACGGGGCGGCCGCGCCCGTCGCCGCGACCGAGGGCTACGCGCTCGGCTTCCGGATCGGCGGCGCGCTGATGGTGCTCGGCGGAGTCCTGCTGCTGGCCCTGGTCGAGCGGGTCGGCACCGAGCTCCGCGACCCGACCGCCGAGCGGCTCGCGGCCGGCTGA
- a CDS encoding epoxide hydrolase family protein codes for MRPFRIDIPQADLDDLRERLARTRWPAETPDTGWTRGAPQGYLRELAAYWRDEFDWRAVEARANAFPQFHTRIDGADIHVLHARSPEPDAVPLLLTHGWPGSFLEFLDVIGPLTDPRAHGGDPADAFHVVAPTLPGYGFSSPLTEHGWELPRVARMWASLMAELGYDRYLPQGGDLGATVALLLGVLDSDHVIGTHVNFLFAPPSGEPGELDDLAPADLARLDRLADFGDQGSGYMKLFATRPQTVGYGMTDSPVGQLAWSVEKFHEWSDSEKNPEDALSRDQLLAHATLYWLTGTAGSSAHLYCDNAAFMPTSATPPPPLPAPPGPLGVAVFPNDLAQPVRRLAERRYPSIVHWSEFERGGHFAAMERPAEFTADVRAFRRTALAAARQP; via the coding sequence ATGCGCCCGTTTCGCATCGACATACCCCAGGCCGATCTGGACGATCTCCGCGAGCGCCTCGCCCGGACCCGGTGGCCGGCGGAGACCCCGGACACCGGGTGGACCCGCGGGGCGCCCCAGGGGTACCTGCGCGAACTCGCCGCCTACTGGCGCGACGAGTTCGACTGGCGGGCCGTCGAGGCACGGGCGAACGCCTTCCCCCAGTTCCACACCCGGATCGACGGCGCCGACATCCACGTGCTGCACGCCCGCTCCCCCGAGCCGGACGCCGTGCCCCTGCTGCTGACCCACGGCTGGCCGGGCTCCTTCCTGGAGTTCCTCGACGTCATCGGCCCCCTGACCGACCCCCGGGCGCACGGCGGCGATCCGGCCGACGCCTTCCACGTCGTGGCGCCCACCCTTCCCGGCTACGGCTTCTCCAGCCCGCTCACCGAGCACGGCTGGGAGCTGCCCCGGGTGGCCCGGATGTGGGCCTCGCTGATGGCGGAGCTGGGCTACGACCGCTATCTCCCGCAGGGCGGCGACCTCGGAGCGACCGTGGCGCTGCTGCTCGGCGTGCTGGACAGTGACCATGTGATCGGCACCCACGTCAACTTCCTGTTTGCGCCGCCGTCCGGCGAGCCGGGCGAACTCGACGACCTGGCCCCGGCCGACCTGGCCCGGCTGGACCGGCTCGCGGACTTCGGCGATCAGGGCTCCGGCTACATGAAGCTGTTCGCGACCCGCCCGCAGACCGTGGGATACGGCATGACGGACTCGCCCGTCGGCCAGCTCGCCTGGAGCGTGGAGAAGTTCCACGAGTGGAGCGACTCGGAGAAGAACCCGGAGGACGCGCTCAGCCGCGACCAGCTGCTCGCACACGCCACGCTGTACTGGCTGACCGGGACGGCGGGCTCGTCGGCTCATCTGTACTGCGACAACGCGGCGTTCATGCCGACCTCGGCCACTCCCCCGCCGCCGCTGCCGGCCCCGCCCGGTCCGCTTGGCGTGGCCGTGTTCCCCAACGACCTGGCCCAGCCGGTGCGCCGGCTGGCCGAGCGCCGGTACCCGTCGATCGTGCACTGGAGCGAGTTCGAGCGGGGCGGCCATTTCGCCGCGATGGAGCGGCCCGCGGAGTTCACCGCGGACGTGCGGGCGTTCCGCCGTACGGCACTGGCCGCCGCCCGACAGCCGTAG
- a CDS encoding FAD-binding monooxygenase, protein MGTKGGEHAVVLGGSIGGLLAARVLADAYDRVTVIDRDDLTGAGMGLRPAISWAHHIHALLERGRTIIEDLFPGFLDDLLALGVPVGDFGMTCHYYFNGRMMVPAETGMACVAANRPVLENRIRTRVAALPGVTLRERTDILGLVASSDRRRITGVRVQGRDPDDGGAPGAEEAIDADLVVDATGRATRTPRWLGELGYERAPEERIRMDLTYTTMDFTGPLPFDPLGDDIALVPTATPALPRGAIFARLADRYALTLTGILGDRAPTDREGFLAYAASLPVPQIHEAVRDAEQRGPAHSFRFPASVRFHYERLSRFPAGYLVLGDAACIFNPVYAQGMTVAAMGATVLAKHVGKGAEPRSADYFRDLSRVIDAPWAMSAAADLGYPAVRGRRTVATRMANLYMPRVQAAAAHDPVVARGFIRTASLVDPPQSLMRPSMVGRVLFGRKPAAPAAPAAPRVPAPSSEEPR, encoded by the coding sequence ATGGGAACCAAGGGCGGCGAGCACGCCGTCGTACTCGGCGGCAGCATCGGTGGCCTGCTGGCCGCCCGCGTGCTCGCCGACGCCTACGACCGGGTGACCGTCATCGACCGCGACGACCTCACCGGCGCGGGCATGGGCCTGCGGCCGGCGATCTCCTGGGCCCACCACATCCACGCCCTGCTGGAGCGCGGTCGCACCATTATCGAGGACCTCTTCCCCGGCTTCCTCGACGACCTCCTCGCCCTCGGCGTGCCCGTCGGGGACTTCGGCATGACCTGCCACTACTACTTCAACGGCCGGATGATGGTCCCGGCGGAGACCGGGATGGCGTGCGTCGCCGCCAACCGGCCCGTCCTGGAGAACCGCATCCGCACCCGCGTCGCCGCCCTGCCCGGCGTCACCCTCCGGGAGCGGACCGACATCCTGGGCCTCGTCGCGTCCTCCGACCGGCGCCGGATCACCGGAGTCCGGGTGCAGGGACGGGATCCGGACGACGGCGGCGCGCCCGGCGCCGAGGAGGCCATCGACGCCGACCTGGTCGTCGACGCCACCGGCCGGGCCACCCGGACCCCCCGCTGGCTGGGCGAACTCGGGTACGAGCGGGCCCCCGAGGAGCGGATCCGGATGGATCTCACCTACACCACCATGGACTTCACCGGCCCGCTGCCGTTCGACCCGCTGGGCGACGACATCGCCCTCGTCCCCACCGCGACCCCGGCCCTGCCGCGCGGTGCGATCTTCGCCCGGCTCGCCGACCGGTACGCCCTCACCCTGACGGGCATCCTCGGCGACCGCGCGCCCACCGACCGCGAGGGCTTCCTCGCCTACGCCGCCTCGCTGCCGGTGCCGCAGATCCACGAGGCGGTCCGGGACGCCGAGCAGCGGGGCCCCGCCCACAGCTTCCGGTTCCCGGCAAGCGTGCGCTTCCACTACGAGCGGCTGAGCCGGTTCCCGGCCGGATACCTCGTCCTCGGCGACGCGGCCTGCATCTTCAACCCCGTCTACGCCCAGGGCATGACGGTCGCCGCGATGGGCGCGACCGTCCTCGCGAAGCACGTCGGCAAGGGCGCCGAGCCCAGATCGGCGGACTACTTCCGCGACCTGAGCCGGGTCATCGACGCGCCGTGGGCCATGTCGGCCGCGGCCGACCTCGGCTATCCCGCCGTGCGCGGCCGGCGCACGGTCGCCACCCGCATGGCCAACCTGTACATGCCCCGCGTCCAGGCCGCCGCCGCCCACGACCCGGTGGTGGCACGGGGCTTCATCCGGACCGCCTCGCTGGTGGACCCGCCGCAGTCGCTCATGAGGCCGTCGATGGTGGGGCGGGTGCTGTTCGGACGGAAGCCGGCCGCACCGGCCGCACCGGCCGCCCCCCGGGTCCCCGCACCGAGCTCGGAGGAGCCAAGATGA
- a CDS encoding alpha/beta fold hydrolase produces the protein MVEPAPAAQGGILGDLDTDYAGGPARQLRRVDSADGTSIAYEKAGEGPPVVVIGGGLNDRAMFSPLAAIMSERFSVYTYDRRGRGDSAYGDPDRWTIQREVEDLAAVLDAVGEPSHVFANCTGGMIALLAAAQGVPMMKLALYEPPYWSSETTDEQLSTLRRLIDEDRREEVVTLFAKDIVGFVTDDTIDYFRTHPAWAAFKTMVPSTYYDALINKHHLQIPYEELHEITVPTLVMRGDEGEKAIHDACARVAAEIPGAALLTMEGYDHLFDQKAGAPLLMRFFAAP, from the coding sequence ATGGTTGAGCCAGCACCGGCGGCGCAGGGCGGAATCCTCGGCGACCTCGACACCGACTACGCGGGCGGTCCGGCCCGGCAGCTGCGGCGGGTGGACTCCGCGGACGGCACGTCCATCGCGTACGAGAAGGCGGGCGAGGGCCCGCCGGTCGTCGTCATCGGGGGCGGCCTGAACGACCGGGCGATGTTCTCCCCGCTCGCCGCGATCATGTCCGAGCGCTTCTCCGTGTACACCTACGACCGGCGCGGCCGGGGCGACAGCGCGTACGGCGACCCGGACCGGTGGACGATCCAGCGGGAGGTCGAGGACCTGGCCGCGGTGCTGGACGCCGTGGGCGAACCCAGCCATGTGTTCGCCAACTGCACCGGCGGCATGATCGCGCTGCTGGCGGCGGCGCAGGGCGTGCCCATGATGAAGCTGGCCCTGTACGAGCCCCCGTACTGGTCCAGCGAGACCACCGACGAGCAGCTGTCGACGCTCCGCCGGCTGATCGACGAGGACCGCCGCGAGGAGGTCGTCACGCTGTTCGCGAAGGACATCGTCGGCTTCGTCACGGACGACACCATCGACTACTTCCGCACCCACCCGGCGTGGGCGGCGTTCAAGACGATGGTGCCGTCGACGTACTACGACGCGCTGATCAACAAGCACCATCTGCAGATCCCGTACGAGGAGCTGCACGAGATCACGGTGCCCACCCTGGTCATGCGCGGCGACGAGGGCGAGAAGGCGATCCACGACGCCTGTGCCCGGGTCGCGGCGGAGATCCCGGGTGCGGCCCTCCTGACGATGGAGGGGTATGACCACCTCTTCGACCAGAAGGCGGGCGCGCCGCTGCTGATGAGGTTCTTCGCGGCGCCGTAG